From Anoplopoma fimbria isolate UVic2021 breed Golden Eagle Sablefish chromosome 11, Afim_UVic_2022, whole genome shotgun sequence, one genomic window encodes:
- the gys1 gene encoding glycogen [starch] synthase, muscle → MPLARSLSVTSLSGLEEWDEEFDLEDAVLFEIAWEVANKVGGIYTVIQTKARLTAEEWGENYFLVGPYVESNVRTQVELIEPTNPVLKRTIDKMNSSGCKVYFGRWLIEGSPYVVLIDVAFTAWSLDSWKAELWDLCDIGVPWFDREANDAVLFGFLTAWLLGEFAAQSEDPPHIVAHFHEWLAGLGLVLCRHRQLPIATIFTTHATLLGRYLCAGSVDFYNKLAEFNVDKEAGDRQIYHRYCLERAAAHCAHVFTTVSQITAIEAEYLLKRTPDIVTPNGLNVKKFSAVHEFQNLHAQSKNRIQEFVRGHFYGHLDFNLDKCLFLFIAGRYEFSNKGADIFLEALARLNYLLRVNHSDVTVIAFFIMPARTNNFNVETLKGQAVRKQLWDTAQTVKERFGKKLYDSLLVGQLPDVSKILDKEDFTIMKRAIFATQRQCQPPICTHNMLEDSSDPILNCVRRIGLFNSSADRVKIIFHPEFLSSTSPLLPMDYEEFVRGCHLGVFPSYYEPWGYTPAECTVMGIPSISTNLSGFGCFMEEHIADPSAYGIYILDRRYRGVDESCNQLTSFLFQFCKQSRRQRIIQRNRTERLSELLDWKYLGRYYISARHMALAKAFPDTYMYELHEPTSTSGFRYPRPASVPPSPSLSRHSSPHHSEAEDNDEEERYDEDLEAEKDRVNIRQPYALPFKNKSSSVLGANGNGNGVTSEKN, encoded by the exons ATGCCTCTGGCTCGCAGCCTCTCTGTGACGTCCCTGTCAGGACTGGAGGAATGGGACGAGGAGTTTGATTTGGAGGACGCTGTTCTTTTTGAAATTGCGTGGGAGGTCGCTAACAaag TCGGAGGCATCTACACCGTCATCCAGACCAAAGCCCGTCTGACCGCAGAGGAATGGGGGGAGAACTATTTCCTGGTGGGTCCTTACGTGGAGAGCAACGTGCGCACGCAGGTGGAGCTGATCGAGCCCACAAACCCCGTGCTAAAGAGAACCATTGACAAGATGAACTCCAGTGGGTGTAAG GTCTACTTTGGGCGCTGGCTTATTGAGGGCAGTCCCTATGTTGTGCTGATAGATGTTGCGTTTACGGCCTGGTCTCTTGACAGCTGGAAGGCCGAATTGTGGGACCTTTGTGACATCGGCGTGCCATGGTTCGACCGAGAGGCCAACGACGCCGTGCTGTTTGGCTTCCTGACTGCCTGGCTTCTGGGAGAG TTTGCAGCCCAGAGTGAGGATCCTCCGCACATCGTGGCCCATTTCCATGAGTGGTTGGCCGGCCTGGGCTTAGTGCTGTGTAGACATAGACAGCTGCCCATCGCAACCATCTTCACCACTCATGCAACACTGCTGGGACGATACCTGTGTGCTGGAAGTGTGGACTTCTATAACAAACTTGCAGAA TTCAACGTGGATAAGGAAGCAGGCGACAGACAGATTTACCACCGCTACTGTTTGGAGCGAGCAGCTGCTCACTGTGCTCATGTCTTCACCACTGTTTCTCAGATCACAGCCATTGAGGCGGAGTACCTGCTCAAGAGGACACCAG ACATTGTCACTCCCAATGGGCTCAACGTGAAGAAGTTCTCAGCCGTGCACGAGTTTCAAAACCTCCACGCTCAGAGCAAGAATCGGATTCAGGAGTTCGTCAGGGGACACTTCTACGG GCACCTGGACTTCAACCTGGACAAGTGCTTGTTCCTCTTTATTGCTGGAAGGTATGAGTTCTCCAACAAAGGAGCCGACATCTTCTTGGAAGCTTTAGCCAGACTCAACTATCTACTGAGG GTCAATCACAGTGACGTGACCGTCATTGCGTTCTTTATCATGCCAGCTCGGACGAACAACTTCAATGTGGAAACCTTGAAGGGCCAAGCAGTCAGGAAACAGCTCTG GGATACTGCTCAGACTGTGAAGGAACGTTTCGGAAAGAAACTTTATGACTCACTTCTAGT TGGGCAACTGCCAGATGTGTCGAAGATCCTGGACAAAGAGGATTTCACCATAATGAAGCGTGCCATCTTCGCGACTCAGAGACAATGCCAGCCTCCAATCTGCACCCACAACATGCTGGAGGACAGCAGCGACCCCATCCTAAACTGTGTCCGCCGCATCGGCCTTTTCAACAGCTCTGCTGACCGTGTCAAG ATTATCTTCCACCCTGAGTTCCTTTCGTCCACCTCTCCTCTACTTCCAATGGATTATGAGGAGTTTGTAAGAGGCTGCCACCTCGGCGTCTTCCCCTCTTACTACGAGCCTTGGGGATACACACCAG CTGAGTGCACAGTCATGGGAATTCCATCAATCTCAACTAACCTGTCAGGCTTTGGCTGTTTCATGGAGGAACACATAGCAGACCCCTCAGCATACG GTATTTACATCCTGGACCGTCGGTATCGGGGGGTCGACGAGTCGTGTAACCAGCTCACGTCCTTCCTGTTCCAGTTTTGCAAGCAGAGCCGGCGCCAGCGGATCATCCAGAGGAACCGGACTGAGCGTCTGAGCGAACTCTTGGACTGGAAATACCTCGGCAGG TATTATATATCAGCCCGTCATATGGCCCTGGCTAAAGCCTTCCCTGACACTTACATGTATGAACTTCATGAACCCACCTCA ACCTCAGGATTCCGTTATCCCCGACCAGCCTCTGTGCCTCCGTCTCCATCTCTGTCCCGCCACTCTTCCCCTCACCACAGCGAGGCTGAGGACAACGACGAAGAAGAGCGCTATGACGAGGATCTGGAGGCAGAAAAGGACCGGGTGAACATCCGCCAGCCCTACGCTCTGCCATTCAAAAATAAGTCTTCTTCTGTCCTGGGGGCCAATGGAAACGGCAATGGTGTCACAAGCGAGAAAAACTGA